The Bacteroidia bacterium DNA window TTATTGCAACCACCGAAACTCCACATATTATGGTTGGTGAGTTTGCATGCCTTAAAGCTGTTGCAATTACTTCAATGGGAGCATTTCTGGATTGGGGTTTAATGAAAGACCTATTCGTTCCTTTCCGTGAGCAAAAACAAAAAATGGAGGAGGGAAAATGGTATGTTGTGACCGTTTACCTCGATTACGATTCAAAGCGATTGGTTGCATCCGCCAAGATTGAAAAATTCCTCGATAATCTTCCACCAGAATATGATGCAGGCGAAGAGGTTGATCTGCTTATTTCAGGTGAAACCGATTTAGGCTTCAATGCAATTATTAACAATAAACATTTAGGCGTTCTCTATAAAAATGAGGTTTTTCAACCCTTAAAGAAAGGTGATAGGATTAAAGGTTATATCAAAAAAATTCGAGAGGATGAAAAAATCGACCTTATCCTACAAAAACCTGGATACCAAAAGGTTGATAATATATCTATGAGAATTGTTGATGTTCTTAAGGAACACAAAGGGTTCATTGCAATTACAGATAAAAGCGATCCTGATACCATCTACAATTTATTTGGAGTAAGTAAAAAAACATTCAAGAAAGCCATTGGATCTCTTTACAAATTCAGAGTTATATCTATTGAAGATAAAGGCATTAGACTTCTTTAAAATTCTTAATTTAAATAGAACTTGAGCAAAAAGTAAATGTCCCAAAATAAGGGCATACTTTTTCCTATTATATATTGTATATATCAATAAATAATTATTACACATTGCGTTAATGTTTTGTTAAAGCTTATAGATATTCTTTTTTCTATTATCAATATTCCATATTTTTATAAATTATTAAATTTTAAAGACATAAAACTATGATTAAAAATTTAATTAAGACCGCCTTTCGTAATCTATACAAGGATTTTGGCTATAGCAGCCTCAATATTCTTGGGTTAACCATTGGCATTACAAGCGCATTGTTCCTTATTATTTATGTTGCAGATGAGATTAGCTATGACAGGTACAACGAAAAGGCTGATAGAATCTATAGAGTATCATCGCACATCACCGAACCCGACGATCAATTTACTTGGAATGTTGCTCAAATACCTTTTGGTTCTCAAGTTGTGCAGGATTACCCAGAGGTTCAATCTTTTGTAAGATTCATAAATTTCCCCAGATTACTTTTTAAGTATAATGACAAGGAATTCTACGAGGAAAACTTTTTTTATGTTGATTCAACAATATTCGATATTTTCACTTATAAAACCATAAAAGGAAACCCCAAGGCTGCACTTCTTGAACCAAATAAAATAGTTCTTACTGAGAAAATTGCAAATAAATATTTTGGCAAAACAGATCCAATAGGTAAAAGCCTTATTGCTGGGGACAAGTCTTACGAAGTAGCAGGTGTAATTAAGGATGTCCCAACCAATTCACATTTTCGGTTTAATGCACTGGCCTCAAGGAAAAACCTCCCAAAAGAGATAGGAAGTTGGGGGAACTTTGGGGTATTTACCTATTTACTTTTCCCAGAACACTTTAATGTTAAGGCTTTTGAAACCAAAATACAAGGGATGTACCCCAAGTACATGGCACCAATATTTGAAAAGATAAATATTAAGATTGAATATAAACTTGAACCAATTACAAGAATACATTTATACTCAACAAATGCAGGAGAACCAGAACCAACAGGAAGTATTACCTATGTTTACATTTTTTCTATTGTTGCCCTGTTTCTAATACTAATTGCAGCGATGAACTACATGAACCTTGCCACTGCTCGATCATCAAAAAGAGCACGTGAAGTAGGACTCAGAAAAGTTGTAGGTTCTCGCCGAAGCATGTTAATATTCCAATTCCTATCAGAATCAACCTTATTTACAATTATATCATTAATATTAAGTTTTATTGCTCTAGCACTGCTACTGCCCAAGTTTAATCTACTGGCAGGTAAGTCATTCGACATAACCATTCTATTAAACCCAACTATACTGCTAAGTTTAATTGCAATTATTATTGCCGTAGGAATATTTGGAGGAAGTTACCCAGCCTTCTACCTTTCGAGGTTTAGCCCCGTAACCGTTTTTAAAGGTGAGATAACACAGGGCAATGCGGGTAATATGTTTCGTAAGATATTGGTAGTAATCCAATTTGCCATATCTATTGCAATGATAGTGTGTACACTTGTAGTTTTCAAACAACTTAATTTTCTAAA harbors:
- a CDS encoding GntR family transcriptional regulator — its product is MAEIGKLNSLRVVKEVDFGLYLDGGEHGEILLPKRYVPENAKPEDILEVFIYLDSEDRVIATTETPHIMVGEFACLKAVAITSMGAFLDWGLMKDLFVPFREQKQKMEEGKWYVVTVYLDYDSKRLVASAKIEKFLDNLPPEYDAGEEVDLLISGETDLGFNAIINNKHLGVLYKNEVFQPLKKGDRIKGYIKKIREDEKIDLILQKPGYQKVDNISMRIVDVLKEHKGFIAITDKSDPDTIYNLFGVSKKTFKKAIGSLYKFRVISIEDKGIRLL
- a CDS encoding ABC transporter permease, which gives rise to MIKNLIKTAFRNLYKDFGYSSLNILGLTIGITSALFLIIYVADEISYDRYNEKADRIYRVSSHITEPDDQFTWNVAQIPFGSQVVQDYPEVQSFVRFINFPRLLFKYNDKEFYEENFFYVDSTIFDIFTYKTIKGNPKAALLEPNKIVLTEKIANKYFGKTDPIGKSLIAGDKSYEVAGVIKDVPTNSHFRFNALASRKNLPKEIGSWGNFGVFTYLLFPEHFNVKAFETKIQGMYPKYMAPIFEKINIKIEYKLEPITRIHLYSTNAGEPEPTGSITYVYIFSIVALFLILIAAMNYMNLATARSSKRAREVGLRKVVGSRRSMLIFQFLSESTLFTIISLILSFIALALLLPKFNLLAGKSFDITILLNPTILLSLIAIIIAVGIFGGSYPAFYLSRFSPVTVFKGEITQGNAGNMFRKILVVIQFAISIAMIVCTLVVFKQLNFL